Proteins encoded by one window of Musa acuminata AAA Group cultivar baxijiao chromosome BXJ2-9, Cavendish_Baxijiao_AAA, whole genome shotgun sequence:
- the LOC103974740 gene encoding flavone O-methyltransferase 1 has translation MASTDNIQQLTLEEEEEAGARALQLVNSCVLPFTLRAAIELRLLDIIVEAGPDASLSPVEIAARLPTKNPQAATTVDRILRLLAANRVVSCSTVHTGTDGHPLRRYGAAPICKYLTKNEDGVSLADMALVHQDKGFVDAWYYLKDSVLEGVVPLNSAYGMPMFDYIGTDPRLNKVFNAGMRGHSSVIINNLLRVYGGFDDVEMLVDVGGNDGATLQMITSRHTHIKGINYDLPHVISGARPLPGVKHVHGNMFETVPSGDAVFLKWILHDWSDEHCMKILKNCWKALPQHGKIIVVEHVLPAVPEPTANAQAVFQLDLAMLVYCVGGKERTEKEFKALATEAGFPGFKASHVFAETWVMEFIK, from the exons ATGGCATCCACCGATAACATTCAGCAGCTGAcgctcgaggaggaggaggaggcaggcgCGCGCGCCTTGCAGTTGGTGAACAGCTGCGTCCTTCCCTTCACCCTTAGAGCCGCGATCGAGCTCCGGCTCCTCGACATCATCGTGGAGGCCGGCCCGGACGCCTCGTTGAGCCCGGTTGAGATCGCCGCCCGGCTGCCGACCAAGAACCCGCAGGCGGCCACCACGGTGGACCGAATACTCCGCTTGCTCGCGGCTAACAGAGTGGTCAGCTGCAGCACCGTCCACACAGGGACGGATGGCCACCCTTTGAGGAGGTACGGCGCGGCTCCCATCTGCAAGTACCTGACAAAGAACGAAGACGGTGTGTCACTGGCTGATATGGCATTGGTGCATCAGGATAAGGGCTTCGTGGATGCATG GTACTATCTAAAGGATTCCGTGTTGGAGGGAGTCGTCCCTCTGAACTCCGCCTACGGGATGCCGATGTTCGATTACATAGGAACAGATCCACGTTTGAACAAGGTGTTCAACGCTGGCATGAGGGGCCACTCCAGCGTCATCATCAACAATCTTCTCCGTGTCTACGGTGGTTTCGATGATGTGGAGATGCTCGTAGATGTCGGTGGCAACGACGGTGCCACCCTCCAGATGATTACCTCCAGGCACACACACATCAAGGGCATCAACTACGACCTGCCCCATGTCATCTCCGGTGCTAGGCCACTGCCAG GTGTTAAACACGTACACGGAAACATGTTCGAAACTGTTCCGAGCGGAGACGCGGTGTTCTTGAAG TGGATTCTTCATGACTGGAGCGACGAACACTgtatgaaaatattgaaaaactGTTGGAAAGCGTTGCCGCAACATGGAAAGATAATTGTGGTAGAACATGTGCTTCCAGCAGTCCCAGAGCCGACTGCAAATGCTCAAGCTGTCTTTCAATTGGATCTTGCCATGCTGGTTTACTGCGTTGGTGGGAAAGAGAGGACTGAGAAGGAGTTCAAAGCCTTGGCAACGGAAGCCGGGTTCCCAGGGTTCAAAGCTTCTCATGTGTTTGCGGAGACTTGGGTCATGGAATTCATCAAGTAG